The following proteins come from a genomic window of Candidatus Thermoplasmatota archaeon:
- a CDS encoding DNA methyltransferase — protein sequence MRNWSSISFTLASELRFKILIALNKKIQTPTELAKTLHASISHISLHLKELSDKNLVENLTPHKRKDKKFCITSKGKELIFEIYKLTNVERKSRDDAEENAKYAKMREVTHSQYKQFIKSHDKIVIEDRIGKKEVVIKIGQKKKIKKYQPKDFELEGTNVWSYPRRGDWATHKGNYRGNWPPQMARNILLRYSKNGDTVLDQMVGSGTTLVECKLLGRNGIGIDINKNCVMLTRDRLNFRYKTLDYDSEETTQKTYVGDARNLNLIKKNSIDLIATHPPYANIIPYSKEKLEGDLSNEYSIDGFIEDMKKVAEEAFRVLMPNKYCAILVGDTRRRKHHVPIAFRVMQAFLDIGFVLKEDIIKHQWRCKSTPFWLKKSIDYNFLLLMYEHLFVFRKPQNKEELNDFEDSVKWW from the coding sequence GTGCGTAATTGGAGTTCAATCAGCTTTACTCTTGCCAGCGAGTTAAGATTCAAAATTCTTATTGCTCTCAATAAAAAAATCCAAACTCCTACAGAACTGGCTAAGACCCTTCATGCATCCATATCCCATATTAGCCTCCATTTAAAAGAACTCTCTGATAAAAATTTAGTTGAAAATCTTACGCCACATAAAAGAAAAGACAAGAAGTTTTGTATAACATCAAAGGGAAAAGAACTGATTTTTGAAATCTATAAATTAACCAATGTTGAAAGAAAATCAAGGGACGATGCTGAAGAAAATGCTAAATACGCTAAAATGCGGGAGGTTACTCACTCCCAATACAAGCAATTTATCAAATCCCATGATAAAATAGTTATTGAAGATAGGATAGGGAAAAAAGAAGTTGTTATTAAGATTGGTCAGAAAAAGAAAATTAAAAAATATCAGCCAAAAGATTTTGAATTGGAAGGAACAAATGTATGGTCATATCCTCGCAGGGGAGATTGGGCAACTCATAAAGGAAATTACAGGGGCAATTGGCCCCCTCAAATGGCGAGGAACATATTGCTTCGATATTCGAAAAATGGGGATACTGTCTTGGATCAGATGGTCGGTTCGGGGACAACACTTGTGGAATGTAAATTGCTTGGCAGGAATGGAATTGGGATTGATATAAACAAAAATTGCGTAATGCTTACCCGTGACAGGCTAAATTTTCGTTATAAAACGTTGGATTATGACTCCGAAGAAACCACCCAAAAGACCTACGTTGGGGATGCGAGAAATCTGAATTTGATAAAAAAGAATTCTATTGACCTGATAGCAACTCATCCTCCTTATGCTAATATCATTCCTTATTCAAAAGAAAAGTTGGAAGGCGATCTGTCTAATGAATACAGCATTGACGGATTTATTGAAGATATGAAGAAAGTTGCTGAGGAGGCGTTCAGGGTTTTAATGCCGAACAAATATTGCGCCATTTTAGTGGGGGATACAAGAAGAAGAAAACATCATGTGCCTATTGCATTCAGGGTTATGCAAGCATTTTTAGACATCGGCTTCGTTTTAAAAGAGGATATAATCAAACATCAATGGAGGTGCAAATCCACCCCGTTTTGGCTGAAAAAATCTATTGACTATAACTTCCTCCTGCTTATGTATGAGCATCTGTTCGTATTTAGAAAACCTCAAAATAAAGAGGAGTTAAATGATTTTGAAGATTCCGTCAAATGGTGGTAA